In one window of Spartinivicinus marinus DNA:
- a CDS encoding acetate--CoA ligase family protein, whose translation MCITTTLNPLLTPQSIGLIGASNKPGLGHDMVAMIQQSSFKGDIYPINPRYTEVCGLPCYESLQAINKPVDLAVLCIAAHRAEAQVAAAIEGGVKAIVLFANAILPDDIEPPLASRIAAQCEAAGIPLLGHNAMGFYNHDIQLRVCGFKAPNDATPGHITLITQSGSVFSTLTHNDPQLTFNLAIATGAETTTCAADFILYALSQPTTRVIGLYVETIRKPALFIQALQQAIRQGVPVVAMKVGRSELGAQFALSHSGGMAGDDDALQAVFDHYGVIRVSSLDELANSLLLFSQFPSITGGGVMAVADSGGERNLLADEAEAISLPFATMDDTTQTQLQAIQEFGQTADNPLDPWGTGLDFERIFGESLAIMMQDSNAAIGLFSQDIRDDYFLTDGLVEAIKIAQKTTEKPMVFMTNFSGSRRSKTTKRLNQLNVPVLTGTRPALLAIKHLFDFRDFQYSSVSQQKTATPQKNTFPQTNTTIDVLTKQNVIQEHDALLLLKEYGFPTNISYAINNVQAIRNLQHQLPFPVVLKTAKPGVLHKADVGGVILNLKDMDALLTAYQQLSTQLGPEALIQPMQSFDHELIFGMKTDDTFGPIIIIGAGGILAEYLNDKMFLLPSASPAEIKHKLTQLKSYRILTGVRGNPSANIDALIDAIYQFCQLVNQLAGQVKEIDINPVVVNEQGVLALDALIVA comes from the coding sequence ATGTGCATAACCACCACTCTCAATCCCTTACTCACCCCCCAATCTATCGGCTTAATTGGCGCCTCCAATAAACCTGGGCTAGGCCATGATATGGTTGCCATGATTCAACAATCTAGCTTCAAGGGTGACATTTACCCCATTAACCCCCGTTATACAGAAGTCTGTGGCTTGCCTTGTTATGAAAGCCTGCAAGCTATCAACAAACCGGTGGATTTAGCCGTATTATGTATTGCCGCCCATCGAGCAGAAGCGCAAGTGGCAGCCGCCATTGAGGGGGGAGTTAAAGCGATTGTGCTATTTGCAAACGCCATATTACCTGATGATATCGAGCCACCATTGGCCTCACGGATTGCCGCCCAGTGCGAAGCCGCTGGAATACCCTTATTAGGCCACAATGCGATGGGCTTTTATAACCACGACATTCAGCTACGGGTTTGTGGGTTTAAAGCGCCCAATGATGCCACCCCTGGTCATATTACCTTAATCACTCAGTCTGGCTCAGTATTTAGCACCCTGACCCATAACGACCCACAGCTGACATTCAATTTGGCCATTGCCACCGGTGCAGAAACCACGACTTGTGCGGCTGACTTTATCCTTTACGCCTTAAGCCAACCCACCACCCGAGTGATTGGTTTGTATGTTGAAACAATCCGTAAACCCGCTTTATTTATTCAGGCATTGCAGCAAGCAATCCGTCAGGGTGTTCCAGTTGTTGCAATGAAAGTGGGTCGCAGTGAACTGGGGGCTCAGTTTGCATTAAGCCATTCAGGGGGTATGGCTGGCGATGATGATGCCTTGCAAGCAGTGTTTGATCATTATGGGGTGATTCGCGTATCGAGCTTGGATGAACTGGCCAATAGCTTACTGTTGTTCAGCCAATTTCCGTCTATTACTGGCGGGGGGGTAATGGCCGTGGCTGACTCAGGGGGTGAACGCAACCTGCTAGCCGATGAAGCTGAAGCCATCTCCCTCCCCTTCGCGACCATGGATGACACCACCCAAACCCAGTTGCAAGCGATTCAAGAGTTTGGCCAAACCGCTGATAACCCGTTAGACCCATGGGGAACCGGTTTAGATTTTGAGCGTATTTTTGGTGAGTCCTTGGCAATAATGATGCAAGACTCCAATGCAGCCATTGGTTTATTCAGCCAAGATATTCGTGACGATTACTTTCTCACTGATGGCTTGGTGGAAGCCATAAAAATCGCCCAAAAAACCACTGAAAAACCCATGGTATTTATGACCAACTTCAGTGGCTCTCGCCGCAGTAAAACCACTAAACGATTAAACCAATTAAATGTACCTGTATTAACCGGCACTCGCCCTGCCCTATTAGCCATTAAACATTTATTCGATTTTAGAGATTTCCAATATTCATCCGTTAGCCAGCAAAAAACTGCAACACCTCAAAAAAATACGTTCCCTCAAACAAATACAACTATTGATGTATTAACCAAACAAAATGTTATTCAAGAACATGATGCCCTGCTGTTATTAAAAGAATATGGTTTTCCAACCAATATCAGTTATGCCATCAATAATGTTCAAGCAATACGAAATTTACAACACCAGCTACCCTTTCCCGTGGTATTAAAAACCGCTAAGCCTGGCGTTCTGCATAAAGCTGATGTTGGCGGAGTTATCCTTAACTTAAAGGATATGGATGCATTACTTACTGCCTATCAGCAGTTATCAACCCAATTAGGACCTGAAGCACTGATTCAGCCTATGCAGTCTTTTGATCACGAGCTGATTTTTGGTATGAAAACTGATGACACCTTTGGCCCTATCATCATTATTGGTGCTGGGGGCATTTTGGCTGAATATTTAAATGATAAAATGTTCTTATTACCTTCTGCCTCACCAGCCGAGATAAAACATAAATTAACCCAGCTGAAAAGCTATCGCATATTAACCGGTGTTCGCGGCAATCCATCCGCTAATATTGACGCTTTAATAGACGCTATTTACCAATTCTGTCAATTAGTCAACCAACTCGCAGGACAAGTCAAAGAAATTGATATCAACCCGGTCGTGGTTAATGAACAAGGAGTACTGGCATTAGATGCTTTAATCGTTGCATGA
- a CDS encoding GlxA family transcriptional regulator, whose translation MFGDPPHKLPQQISYLLLPRFSLIGFSSLVDPLRWANTISGKELYGWNNLAVTGTSVESSDRIAVQVDGTINEIDHCQMLIVCAGYDPQHQVNPALMGWLRRQASHGALIGAQDTGSYILASAGLLNNYRATIHWENLQSFAEMFPQVKVVNDIFEIDRNRFSCSGGLSGLDMMLHLVQCQHGQDLASAIAEQLIYSQRRSAEHPQLLSLQARLGTTNPKLIAAIKIMRRNLEEPLSIPALAAEVHISDRELERLFRKHLQTTPGSYYRNLRLEQARCLLQQTSRSVTNIAVACGFSSSAHFSRSYLSRYGIAPSKDRQS comes from the coding sequence ATGTTTGGTGACCCTCCTCATAAGCTGCCCCAACAGATCAGCTATTTGCTGTTGCCACGCTTTTCCCTGATTGGCTTTTCTTCATTGGTTGATCCTTTACGCTGGGCCAATACCATTAGTGGCAAAGAACTATATGGTTGGAACAATCTTGCAGTAACAGGCACATCGGTCGAGTCCAGCGACCGGATTGCGGTGCAGGTGGATGGCACAATTAATGAAATTGATCATTGCCAAATGCTGATTGTCTGTGCCGGTTATGATCCCCAGCATCAGGTGAATCCGGCCCTAATGGGTTGGCTTAGGCGACAAGCCTCCCATGGCGCCCTTATTGGTGCCCAAGATACAGGCAGCTATATTCTGGCCAGTGCCGGATTATTAAATAACTATCGTGCCACCATTCACTGGGAAAACCTGCAAAGCTTTGCTGAGATGTTTCCTCAAGTAAAAGTGGTCAATGATATTTTTGAAATTGATCGAAATCGGTTTTCTTGCTCTGGCGGGCTATCTGGTTTAGATATGATGCTGCATTTGGTGCAATGCCAACATGGTCAAGACTTGGCCTCCGCCATTGCTGAACAGCTTATTTACAGTCAGCGACGCAGTGCTGAGCACCCCCAGCTGTTATCTCTTCAGGCCCGATTGGGTACAACCAACCCTAAGTTAATTGCTGCCATTAAAATTATGCGCAGAAATCTAGAAGAGCCATTGAGTATTCCTGCGCTGGCGGCTGAAGTGCATATTTCTGATCGAGAGCTGGAACGGCTATTTCGCAAGCATTTGCAGACCACACCAGGTAGCTACTATCGAAATCTCAGGCTAGAGCAGGCCAGGTGTTTGCTACAACAAACCAGCCGCAGTGTCACTAATATTGCGGTTGCCTGTGGCTTTAGTTCATCCGCTCACTTTTCCCGCAGTTACCTCAGCCGATATGGGATAGCGCCAAGCAAAGATCGTCAGTCATAA
- a CDS encoding 3-keto-5-aminohexanoate cleavage protein, which yields MNHDVIITCAVTGSGDTVGKHPAIPITPAQIANAAIEAAKAGAAIAHIHVRDPATGKASRDVALYREVVERIREQSTDIVINLTAGMGGDLYLGPDKAPTDFSESTDLVGGMARLPHVEALLPEICTLDCGSLNFGDSNLVYVATPEMLRIGAKRIQALGVKPELEIFDTGNLWFALQLLKEELVDSPPLFQLCHGIPWGAPPDIGVMTGMVNLLPDNANWTAFALGRNQMPWVAQSMLLGGNVRVGLEDNLYLDKGVFASNGQLVERAANIVTNLGGRLLSPAEARTKLGLKQHG from the coding sequence ATGAATCACGATGTCATTATCACCTGTGCAGTCACAGGCTCTGGAGATACTGTAGGAAAACATCCTGCTATTCCGATTACCCCAGCCCAAATCGCTAACGCTGCCATTGAAGCTGCTAAAGCCGGTGCGGCGATTGCCCATATCCATGTTCGCGACCCAGCTACCGGCAAGGCATCCCGTGATGTCGCCCTTTATCGGGAAGTCGTAGAGCGGATTAGAGAGCAAAGCACCGATATTGTTATCAACTTAACAGCAGGCATGGGGGGCGATCTTTACCTTGGGCCTGATAAAGCACCCACGGATTTTTCCGAAAGCACTGATCTGGTAGGGGGAATGGCCAGGCTGCCCCATGTAGAAGCGTTACTGCCAGAAATCTGCACATTGGATTGTGGCTCTCTCAATTTTGGTGACAGCAATTTAGTGTATGTGGCAACGCCTGAAATGCTTCGGATCGGCGCTAAACGCATCCAAGCCTTGGGGGTGAAGCCTGAGCTGGAAATTTTTGATACCGGTAATCTCTGGTTTGCCTTGCAACTATTAAAAGAGGAGTTGGTTGATTCGCCACCTTTGTTTCAGCTTTGTCATGGGATTCCCTGGGGGGCGCCCCCAGACATTGGCGTCATGACCGGAATGGTTAATCTGTTGCCAGATAATGCTAACTGGACAGCCTTTGCCTTGGGGCGTAATCAAATGCCTTGGGTGGCGCAGTCAATGCTGTTAGGTGGCAATGTAAGGGTTGGTTTGGAAGACAACCTGTATTTGGATAAAGGAGTATTTGCCAGTAATGGTCAGTTGGTAGAGCGAGCAGCCAATATCGTTACCAACCTGGGAGGGCGGTTGTTATCCCCTGCCGAAGCAAGAACCAAGCTAGGGCTGAAGCAACATGGATAA
- a CDS encoding 3-hydroxyacyl-CoA dehydrogenase NAD-binding domain-containing protein has protein sequence MEQPIVSRLEPTQVSRAGVIGTGTIGGAWALHFLRMGMDVVAYDPGPDAQQNLLNMVEAIWPTMKELGLREGASPQRLSFANSMEALTQCVQVIQESTPENLTAKRKLFAELDSITPADVVIISSTSGFAMTDMQVDCLHHPERFVVGHPFNPPYLIPFCEVVGGKQTSPEAVDWTAAFYESIEKQVAKMDKELPGFIGNRLQEALWREALHMVANNECSVEDIDKSIAYGMGLRWAIMGHCLTYHLGGGQGGMAHLLDHFAPALKEPWTRLEAPELTPELRDAMVQGCLNQTEGRSINELVKERDDCLIRIINTLKEYKASHGIQR, from the coding sequence ATGGAACAACCCATAGTGAGCCGATTGGAGCCTACTCAAGTCAGTCGGGCAGGAGTGATTGGTACTGGTACCATTGGTGGCGCCTGGGCTTTACATTTTCTAAGAATGGGAATGGATGTAGTCGCTTATGATCCAGGCCCTGATGCCCAACAAAATCTGTTGAATATGGTCGAAGCCATTTGGCCCACCATGAAAGAGCTGGGATTGCGTGAAGGCGCCAGCCCTCAGCGACTGAGCTTTGCCAATAGCATGGAAGCGTTGACTCAATGTGTTCAGGTGATTCAAGAAAGCACCCCAGAAAATTTAACAGCCAAGCGAAAGTTATTTGCTGAACTGGATTCGATAACCCCCGCAGATGTCGTGATTATTTCCAGTACCTCTGGTTTTGCTATGACGGATATGCAGGTAGATTGCCTGCATCATCCGGAGCGCTTTGTAGTAGGGCATCCGTTTAATCCCCCTTATCTGATTCCTTTCTGTGAAGTGGTGGGGGGAAAACAAACCAGCCCAGAAGCAGTTGATTGGACCGCGGCTTTTTATGAGTCCATCGAAAAGCAAGTCGCCAAGATGGATAAGGAGCTACCAGGTTTTATTGGTAATCGGCTGCAAGAGGCCCTTTGGCGCGAAGCGCTGCATATGGTGGCGAATAACGAATGCAGTGTCGAAGATATCGATAAGTCCATTGCCTATGGGATGGGGTTGCGCTGGGCCATTATGGGTCACTGCTTAACTTATCATTTGGGGGGTGGCCAAGGGGGAATGGCTCATTTATTAGATCATTTTGCCCCTGCTTTGAAGGAGCCCTGGACTCGGTTAGAAGCACCTGAACTCACCCCTGAATTGCGTGATGCCATGGTACAAGGCTGCCTAAACCAGACAGAAGGTCGTTCAATTAATGAACTGGTTAAAGAAAGGGATGACTGTTTAATACGTATTATCAATACGTTAAAAGAATATAAAGCAAGCCACGGTATTCAGCGGTAA
- a CDS encoding quaternary amine ABC transporter ATP-binding protein, translating to MRSTSSEATTIECQNVWKIFGDRAEEALTAIQTRGLTKEQVHAEFDCVVGVAGASFTVSEGEVFCIMGLSGSGKSTLVRHINRLIEPTAGNILIDDENISELDDDSLRAVRADKIGMVFQHTALLPHRTVRENVALGLELRHVDEQTRLRIAEEKLALVQLTGWEDRMPAELSGGMQQRVGLARAMAADPRILLMDEPFSALDPLIRRQLQDQFLALAEVMKKTTLFITHDLDEAIRIGHRIAIMKDGKIVQVGTPEAIVTAPVDDYVADFVKGISRLKLVFAQSVMQPLADYLNECNTCLEQINHFPTAAQDANLNQLIDLAIAHDHPTLICDGATPVGVVTRKQLLRGIQGGD from the coding sequence ATGAGGAGTACCAGTAGTGAAGCGACCACGATTGAGTGCCAGAATGTCTGGAAAATCTTTGGTGATCGAGCTGAAGAAGCCTTAACTGCCATCCAAACCCGTGGGTTAACTAAAGAACAGGTCCACGCCGAATTTGACTGTGTGGTAGGGGTTGCTGGAGCCAGTTTTACCGTATCAGAAGGTGAAGTTTTCTGCATTATGGGGCTATCTGGTAGCGGAAAATCTACCTTGGTTCGCCATATCAATCGCCTGATTGAACCCACCGCCGGCAATATCCTGATTGATGATGAAAATATCAGTGAACTAGATGATGACTCGCTGCGGGCAGTGCGTGCAGACAAAATCGGCATGGTATTTCAGCATACCGCATTATTGCCCCATCGCACGGTAAGAGAAAATGTGGCGTTGGGTTTAGAGTTGCGCCATGTGGATGAACAAACCCGGTTACGAATTGCTGAAGAAAAGTTGGCATTAGTGCAGCTGACAGGTTGGGAAGATCGGATGCCTGCTGAACTGTCTGGGGGGATGCAGCAGCGAGTAGGGTTGGCCCGAGCCATGGCAGCGGACCCACGCATTTTATTAATGGATGAACCTTTCAGTGCGTTAGATCCTTTAATTAGACGTCAGTTGCAGGATCAATTTTTAGCCCTGGCCGAGGTTATGAAAAAAACCACTTTGTTTATTACCCATGATTTAGATGAAGCCATTCGTATTGGCCATCGTATTGCGATTATGAAGGATGGCAAAATTGTTCAAGTCGGTACACCAGAAGCCATAGTGACAGCACCGGTTGATGATTATGTGGCGGATTTTGTTAAAGGTATTTCTCGACTTAAACTGGTATTTGCGCAATCGGTTATGCAGCCGCTTGCTGATTATTTAAACGAATGCAACACTTGTCTTGAACAAATTAATCATTTTCCAACAGCCGCCCAAGATGCGAACTTAAATCAACTAATCGACTTAGCCATTGCCCATGATCATCCAACACTTATTTGTGATGGGGCAACACCAGTGGGTGTCGTAACAAGAAAACAGTTGTTGCGTGGTATACAAGGAGGTGATTAA
- a CDS encoding ABC transporter permease: protein MASIDAGINSLPNKTKELAQLKQFLVHSSSYYSQQFNQLVHGKKLSFNTAAVLFGPLWAAYRNIWVLFWLLSITDVIGLVIIGRSLWGSEKYPEANLMMGISLLVMFRLLGGLVANQLYYAYFKRWRVNTGLQCGVSRKRIGIGCLLILATYPLTIYQFTATHIASFLETFPTSRKIAAKTALAIDHSVDWMISQFEGMFDNITAAIREVLNFLELIFIGTPWPVMALLLLLLAWRAAGWKVVAFTAAALAYLGFFGFWNKAMSTMALVAASVFICFIVGTPLGILAARKPRFNAVLTPILDLMQTMPSFVYLIPAIAFFSIGKPPAVLATVIFAMPPMIRLTTLGIKQVPDSVIETMLAFGATSRQILFKAELPLAIPSIMTGINQSIMMSLSMVVVAALIGAGGLGYDVLFSLQHLEAGKGLLAGIAIVLCAMILDRIVQGKRK, encoded by the coding sequence ATGGCAAGTATAGATGCAGGTATAAATAGCCTGCCTAATAAGACAAAAGAACTGGCACAGTTAAAACAGTTTTTAGTGCATTCTTCCAGTTATTATTCACAACAATTTAACCAGCTTGTTCATGGCAAAAAACTCAGTTTTAATACGGCAGCTGTATTATTTGGACCGCTATGGGCTGCTTATCGCAACATTTGGGTATTATTTTGGCTTTTATCTATCACCGATGTGATTGGCTTGGTTATCATCGGTCGCAGTTTATGGGGGAGTGAAAAATACCCAGAAGCCAACTTGATGATGGGAATATCACTATTGGTGATGTTTCGTTTGTTGGGTGGACTTGTCGCTAATCAACTGTATTATGCTTATTTTAAGCGGTGGCGTGTGAACACCGGCTTGCAGTGTGGCGTTAGTCGTAAGCGGATTGGCATCGGTTGCCTGCTAATATTAGCCACCTATCCGCTGACCATTTATCAGTTTACTGCCACGCATATTGCCAGTTTTCTTGAAACCTTTCCCACCTCGCGAAAAATTGCGGCAAAAACCGCATTAGCCATTGACCATAGTGTCGATTGGATGATAAGCCAATTTGAGGGCATGTTTGATAATATTACAGCGGCTATCAGAGAAGTTTTAAACTTTCTTGAGCTGATTTTTATTGGTACCCCATGGCCAGTCATGGCATTACTATTGCTGTTATTGGCATGGCGGGCAGCGGGTTGGAAAGTGGTTGCATTTACTGCTGCTGCATTAGCGTATTTAGGTTTTTTTGGGTTTTGGAATAAAGCCATGAGTACCATGGCGTTAGTGGCTGCATCGGTATTTATCTGTTTTATTGTGGGTACGCCCTTGGGTATATTAGCGGCAAGAAAGCCTCGTTTTAATGCAGTGTTAACACCCATTCTAGATTTAATGCAAACCATGCCAAGCTTTGTTTATTTAATACCGGCTATTGCATTTTTTTCCATCGGTAAACCCCCTGCCGTATTAGCAACGGTTATTTTTGCCATGCCCCCCATGATTCGATTAACCACGTTAGGCATAAAACAGGTGCCGGATTCAGTGATTGAAACCATGTTAGCGTTTGGTGCCACCTCGCGACAAATTTTATTTAAAGCAGAATTACCATTAGCCATTCCTTCCATTATGACCGGTATCAATCAAAGCATCATGATGAGCTTGTCAATGGTGGTGGTGGCAGCCCTGATTGGTGCGGGAGGGTTAGGGTATGATGTACTGTTTTCATTGCAGCATTTAGAGGCAGGTAAAGGTTTATTAGCCGGTATTGCCATTGTGCTATGTGCGATGATACTGGACAGGATTGTTCAAGGAAAAAGAAAATAA
- a CDS encoding ABC transporter substrate-binding protein: protein MSKIIKKLGLATVLTLGVTHVAAAKDTIVIGEVSWDASLAIEQVLKQVMEKHLDVNVKIVATDQSAIWASMDKGKGSIDVHPDVWTSSQAEPWAKFVVKGGKESVLANQKPYMGTEGLFIPGYIQEKYGVKSVYDLAKPEIAKLFDQDGDGKGDFWPGAPGWGIVKVNQVKAKSYGFDQYFKAFHVSDAILRAQLKTAFRKKTGILFYSWTPDWIHKAYDLRKLEEPTFTGYASQDKQQDPHYNPDGCWNMVQGDEWLEKSSITCDWPETKVYLAYSKSLLSRNAQVAEFLNNVSFTTDDISQWIYQIAQEKEAPEDVAEEWINNNPAVVKQWLNQS, encoded by the coding sequence ATGAGTAAAATAATAAAAAAACTAGGGTTAGCCACTGTGTTAACCTTGGGGGTAACCCACGTTGCTGCAGCTAAAGATACCATTGTGATTGGTGAAGTGAGCTGGGATGCTTCTTTGGCTATCGAACAGGTATTGAAACAGGTAATGGAAAAACATTTGGATGTTAATGTAAAGATAGTCGCTACAGATCAGTCAGCAATTTGGGCCTCGATGGATAAAGGTAAGGGGAGTATTGACGTTCACCCTGATGTGTGGACTTCCTCTCAGGCTGAGCCTTGGGCAAAGTTTGTAGTGAAAGGAGGCAAAGAGTCGGTATTGGCTAATCAAAAACCTTATATGGGGACAGAAGGCTTATTTATTCCTGGCTATATCCAAGAAAAGTATGGGGTAAAATCCGTTTATGACCTAGCCAAGCCTGAAATCGCTAAATTATTTGATCAGGATGGAGATGGTAAAGGTGACTTTTGGCCGGGAGCCCCTGGCTGGGGCATTGTGAAAGTCAACCAAGTCAAAGCGAAAAGCTATGGGTTTGACCAATATTTTAAAGCCTTTCATGTGTCTGATGCTATTCTAAGGGCACAACTTAAAACAGCCTTTCGTAAGAAAACAGGGATTTTATTTTATTCCTGGACACCTGACTGGATTCATAAGGCGTATGATTTACGAAAATTAGAAGAGCCAACATTTACCGGTTATGCCAGTCAAGACAAACAACAAGATCCTCACTATAACCCAGATGGCTGTTGGAATATGGTACAAGGGGATGAATGGTTAGAAAAAAGCTCCATTACCTGTGATTGGCCAGAAACGAAAGTGTATTTAGCTTATTCAAAATCATTACTGAGCCGAAATGCTCAAGTAGCCGAGTTTTTAAATAATGTGTCCTTCACAACGGATGACATCAGTCAGTGGATATATCAGATTGCTCAAGAAAAAGAAGCGCCTGAAGATGTCGCTGAAGAATGGATTAACAATAACCCGGCTGTCGTTAAGCAATGGTTAAATCAATCATAA
- a CDS encoding substrate-binding periplasmic protein — translation MNSTTNRCLAALLFTFFLKPIITMSDVIIAAGNGWCPYICVDPSTEAGFAEKPGIFSEVVIRILADHGHSLKLASMPWSRAILETRNGKYNAVFGSSKSITPDFIFPAIPQVTYNMCFHTRDHFTWQYTGINSLESVRLGIVQDYPYDDGGEVDQYIKQNTNNHFIQVLKGDDRGALLRNIQKLATKRVDAIIDSPYVINHTLQTHQLTHKLKIAGCLKTGEMSIAFSPALSSSKQYARLITEGMIKLQASGDLERIQNKYRFSH, via the coding sequence ATGAACAGTACTACCAATAGATGCTTAGCAGCGCTTTTATTCACATTTTTTCTCAAACCCATCATTACAATGAGTGATGTTATTATTGCGGCTGGCAATGGCTGGTGTCCTTATATTTGTGTAGATCCATCAACCGAAGCGGGATTTGCCGAAAAACCTGGCATTTTTTCTGAGGTGGTCATACGCATTTTAGCTGACCATGGACACTCATTGAAGCTGGCCAGCATGCCATGGTCAAGAGCTATTCTTGAAACAAGAAATGGAAAATATAACGCCGTATTTGGATCCTCAAAGAGCATTACACCCGACTTTATTTTCCCAGCTATACCACAAGTCACCTATAATATGTGTTTCCACACACGAGATCACTTCACTTGGCAATACACAGGCATAAATAGTTTAGAAAGCGTTCGGTTAGGGATCGTACAGGATTACCCTTACGATGATGGTGGTGAAGTGGACCAATATATAAAACAAAATACCAACAACCACTTTATTCAAGTACTAAAAGGCGATGACCGTGGGGCATTACTAAGAAATATTCAAAAACTAGCGACAAAGCGTGTTGATGCTATTATCGATAGTCCCTATGTGATTAACCATACGCTACAAACACATCAGTTAACACATAAGCTTAAAATAGCAGGCTGTCTAAAAACAGGCGAAATGTCTATTGCTTTTTCCCCAGCGCTTTCTTCTTCCAAACAATATGCCCGATTAATAACTGAAGGTATGATCAAGTTACAAGCAAGCGGAGATTTAGAGAGAATTCAAAATAAATACCGCTTTAGCCACTGA